A window of the Halostagnicola kamekurae genome harbors these coding sequences:
- a CDS encoding cytosine deaminase → MTTWLITNATTLEGSAVDIAIENGTITRLEDAGSIDPSIAPEDRRYGADGRLVTPTLTEPHIHLDATLTAGEPTWNESGTLAEGIGIWGDRKETLEADDVKDRAERAIEWMAANGITRVRTHADTTEESLTGVRALLELREEVSDLVDLQVVAFPQDGVFTDDSHEDLLRESLEMGADLVGAIPHNEHTREDGVASVELAMDLAERYDRPVDMHIDETDDPGSRFTEVLASESIKREIGDRVTASHTTAMHSYSNAYAAKVISLLAESGASVITNPPDNAVLQGRYDDYPRRRGHTRIDELLEAGVTVGLGHDSVMDPWYHYGRGDQLDAAFVLLHYAHMSGRNDVGPLWEMLTTANAEVFGGDDYGLSVGSPGSLVVYDAPDPFNALRTRAPRTLVLKDGREIARTEPAKARVCREDDGGNDIERNVDFHR, encoded by the coding sequence ATGACCACGTGGCTCATCACCAACGCGACGACGCTCGAGGGATCCGCGGTCGACATCGCCATCGAGAACGGGACGATCACCCGACTCGAGGACGCCGGTTCGATCGACCCATCGATTGCGCCGGAAGACCGGCGATACGGCGCGGACGGTCGACTCGTGACGCCGACGCTGACAGAACCACACATCCACCTCGACGCGACGCTCACCGCCGGAGAGCCGACCTGGAACGAATCCGGAACTCTCGCCGAGGGAATTGGCATCTGGGGTGACCGAAAGGAGACGCTCGAGGCCGACGACGTGAAAGACAGGGCCGAGCGGGCCATCGAGTGGATGGCGGCGAACGGCATCACCCGCGTTCGGACGCACGCGGATACGACTGAGGAGTCGCTGACGGGCGTTCGCGCCCTGCTCGAACTGCGCGAGGAGGTGTCCGACTTGGTCGACCTGCAGGTCGTCGCTTTCCCGCAGGACGGCGTATTCACCGACGACTCCCACGAGGATCTACTTCGGGAGTCCCTCGAGATGGGTGCCGACCTCGTCGGCGCGATCCCGCACAACGAACACACCCGCGAGGACGGCGTCGCCTCGGTCGAACTCGCGATGGACCTCGCCGAGCGGTACGACCGGCCGGTCGACATGCACATCGACGAGACGGACGATCCGGGCTCGAGATTCACGGAAGTGCTCGCGAGCGAGTCGATCAAACGGGAGATCGGCGACCGCGTCACGGCGAGCCACACGACGGCGATGCACTCCTATTCCAACGCGTACGCGGCTAAAGTAATCTCGCTGCTGGCCGAAAGCGGTGCCAGCGTGATCACCAACCCGCCGGACAACGCGGTCTTGCAGGGGCGCTACGACGACTACCCGCGCCGACGCGGCCACACTCGCATCGACGAGTTACTCGAGGCTGGTGTGACCGTCGGGCTCGGTCACGACTCGGTTATGGATCCGTGGTATCACTACGGGCGCGGCGACCAGCTCGATGCGGCGTTCGTCCTCCTGCACTACGCCCACATGAGCGGACGGAACGACGTCGGGCCGCTCTGGGAGATGCTCACGACGGCGAACGCCGAGGTCTTCGGCGGCGACGACTACGGCCTTTCGGTCGGCTCCCCTGGCTCGCTCGTCGTCTACGACGCGCCGGACCCGTTCAACGCGCTTCGAACGCGCGCGCCGCGAACGCTGGTGCTCAAGGACGGCCGAGAAATCGCCCGCACCGAACCCGCGAAGGCTCGCGTGTGCCGCGAGGACGACGGCGGGAACGATATCGAACGCAACGTCGATTTCCACCGCTGA
- the codB gene encoding cytosine permease, which produces MATRDDDFDWRRIVFGDENLPDPDYPLDHVPKDERKGLVSLSAVLLGLVFFAGTMWAGAEVSAAMGFQEMLSAMVVGHIILGGYVALLCGIAARAGLTTVLLARYSFGRIGAKWADLLLGGTQVGWFGVTIPMVAVPTATYLGLESATMLSALIVVWGLMHMTTAYFGYDGMEKLSYVAVPFLVVVGVLSIVLAVGDAGGVDGLLSQVGGGGMSFGLAVTIVVGTFISAGTQAPNWARFAINSRVGFWAGLIAFLVGNSFLFLSGAVGGAVYDVTPAGDLYEVLVAQGLATVGLIALILNIWTTNDNAAYAFSVAGAEAFEFDRKRPFVIAGCVVGIGLALAGADGLLLPWLELLGQYVPPLGAIIIADFMLCWRGSIPRMDDVQFTRVRWTSVLAYVGGCLVAVLTAGSVLPGLTIAPLVPGVAALNGMIAAAIVYVVGYYALEKPGVIPSHDIPADADRI; this is translated from the coding sequence ATGGCAACACGCGACGATGACTTCGACTGGCGGCGTATCGTCTTCGGCGACGAGAACCTGCCCGACCCGGACTACCCGCTCGATCACGTTCCCAAGGACGAGCGAAAAGGACTGGTCAGCCTCTCGGCGGTCCTGCTCGGACTGGTCTTCTTCGCGGGGACGATGTGGGCGGGAGCGGAGGTCAGCGCGGCGATGGGGTTTCAGGAAATGCTCTCGGCGATGGTCGTCGGTCACATCATCCTCGGCGGGTACGTCGCGCTCCTCTGTGGAATCGCCGCGAGGGCCGGACTGACGACGGTCCTGCTGGCTCGATACTCCTTCGGGCGGATCGGCGCGAAGTGGGCCGACCTCCTACTCGGCGGGACCCAGGTCGGCTGGTTCGGTGTGACTATCCCGATGGTCGCGGTGCCGACGGCGACCTACCTGGGCCTCGAGAGCGCGACGATGCTCAGCGCGTTGATCGTCGTCTGGGGGCTGATGCACATGACGACCGCGTACTTCGGGTACGACGGCATGGAGAAACTGTCCTACGTCGCCGTCCCGTTCCTCGTGGTCGTCGGCGTCCTCTCGATCGTCCTCGCCGTCGGCGACGCGGGCGGCGTCGACGGTCTGCTGTCGCAAGTCGGCGGCGGCGGGATGTCGTTCGGCCTCGCGGTGACCATCGTCGTCGGGACGTTCATCAGCGCCGGCACGCAGGCGCCGAACTGGGCGCGCTTTGCAATCAACTCTCGAGTCGGGTTCTGGGCCGGACTGATCGCCTTCCTCGTCGGGAACAGCTTCCTCTTTTTAAGCGGCGCGGTCGGCGGGGCCGTCTACGACGTGACCCCGGCGGGTGACCTCTACGAGGTGCTCGTCGCCCAGGGGTTGGCGACCGTCGGCCTGATCGCGCTGATCTTGAACATCTGGACGACCAACGACAACGCGGCCTACGCGTTCAGCGTCGCCGGAGCGGAAGCCTTCGAGTTCGACCGGAAGCGTCCGTTCGTCATCGCCGGCTGTGTCGTCGGAATCGGTCTGGCCCTCGCTGGCGCGGATGGCTTGCTACTGCCGTGGCTCGAGTTGCTGGGGCAGTACGTCCCGCCGCTGGGCGCGATCATCATTGCCGACTTCATGCTCTGCTGGCGGGGATCGATTCCGCGAATGGACGACGTTCAGTTCACCCGTGTTCGGTGGACGAGCGTGCTCGCGTACGTCGGCGGCTGTCTCGTCGCAGTGTTGACCGCCGGATCGGTACTGCCAGGTCTGACGATCGCGCCACTGGTTCCCGGCGTGGCCGCGCTCAACGGAATGATCGCGGCGGCTATCGTATACGTCGTCGGCTACTACGCGCTCGAGAAACCCGGCGTGATTCCCTCCCACGACATCCCCGCGGACGCCGATCGGATCTGA
- a CDS encoding universal stress protein, with product MPNRILVPVDGSDRSDETLEYAIETFPDAEFTALHVVEVGQGDLGTFSGMTGDVPDDEAELERSDEILEAARERGDELGVEIETERGRGRPDRLIVSRAEDGDYDLIVIGSHGRDGLARVLLGSVAEKVTRRSPVPVLIAR from the coding sequence ATGCCCAACCGAATTCTGGTTCCAGTCGACGGATCGGACCGATCAGACGAGACCCTCGAGTACGCGATCGAGACGTTTCCCGACGCGGAGTTCACTGCGCTACACGTCGTCGAAGTCGGACAGGGAGATCTGGGAACGTTCTCCGGGATGACGGGGGACGTTCCGGACGACGAGGCCGAACTCGAGCGATCGGACGAGATTCTCGAGGCCGCTCGAGAGCGCGGCGACGAACTCGGCGTCGAGATCGAGACCGAACGCGGACGCGGACGACCCGACCGGCTGATCGTCTCTCGAGCGGAGGACGGCGACTACGATCTGATTGTCATCGGCAGCCACGGTCGAGACGGCCTCGCGCGGGTGCTGCTCGGCAGCGTGGCGGAGAAGGTTACCCGGCGGTCGCCGGTGCCGGTGTTGATCGCACGGTAG
- a CDS encoding alcohol dehydrogenase catalytic domain-containing protein, with protein MSMKACVLEEWGGSLSVETVPEPEPGPGEVRIDVRACGVTRTIENAIQGGLADDPALTPRIPGHEFAGIVEAVGDGVAGVTPGDRVLAYFYLSCGDCEACRRGETNQCLNVGGWYGVNCDGAYAEKAIAPATNVLPLPDGASFAAGAVAADGLATPLHVCRRTGIDDTDTVVVIGAAGRVGIHLSQLAARRGSRVLAADVDDERLEHVDRVTGGTVTPIDARGDGFADRLRAAAPTDRGPTVVVDTVGDIETLEAAWDALGMGGQVVTLTTHHDRSFAPLLKEFVVKEGALLGSRYATKDEVVRAGELFAADRIDPIISERIDLEEVPAAHERIRNGESHGMIVLEP; from the coding sequence ATGAGCATGAAAGCCTGCGTTCTCGAGGAGTGGGGCGGCTCGCTCTCGGTCGAAACGGTGCCGGAACCAGAACCCGGGCCGGGCGAAGTGCGAATCGACGTTCGCGCCTGCGGCGTCACGAGAACGATCGAAAACGCGATTCAGGGCGGGCTCGCCGACGATCCCGCGCTCACCCCGCGGATTCCGGGCCACGAGTTCGCCGGTATCGTTGAAGCCGTCGGCGACGGCGTCGCCGGAGTGACGCCGGGGGATCGCGTCCTCGCGTACTTCTATCTCTCCTGTGGCGACTGTGAGGCGTGCCGGCGCGGCGAGACGAACCAGTGTCTGAACGTCGGGGGCTGGTACGGCGTGAACTGCGACGGCGCGTACGCCGAGAAGGCCATCGCACCGGCGACGAACGTCCTCCCGCTGCCCGACGGGGCGAGTTTCGCCGCGGGAGCCGTCGCCGCCGACGGCCTCGCGACGCCGCTCCACGTCTGTCGCCGGACCGGCATCGACGACACAGACACCGTCGTCGTCATCGGCGCCGCGGGACGGGTCGGCATCCACCTCTCGCAACTGGCCGCCCGGCGTGGCTCGCGGGTGCTCGCGGCGGACGTCGACGACGAACGCCTCGAGCACGTCGACCGCGTGACCGGCGGAACGGTGACCCCGATCGACGCCCGCGGCGACGGGTTCGCCGATCGGCTCCGCGCGGCCGCCCCGACCGACCGCGGCCCGACGGTCGTCGTCGACACCGTCGGCGATATCGAGACGCTCGAGGCGGCCTGGGACGCGCTGGGGATGGGCGGACAGGTCGTCACCCTGACGACCCACCACGATCGCTCGTTCGCGCCGCTTTTGAAGGAGTTCGTCGTGAAAGAGGGCGCGCTGCTCGGATCACGGTACGCGACGAAAGACGAGGTGGTCAGAGCCGGCGAACTGTTCGCCGCCGATCGGATCGACCCCATTATTTCCGAACGGATCGATCTCGAGGAGGTTCCCGCGGCCCACGAGCGAATCAGAAACGGCGAGAGCCACGGGATGATCGTGCTCGAGCCGTAG
- a CDS encoding uracil-xanthine permease family protein, giving the protein MVDSNTQQSSADADEQLIEYGIEDEPPLAEAIPLGLQHLLAMFLSTVALPLVIAGAIGLDGAETTFIVQMALLVAGVATIVQVYSIGPVGARLPIVMGTSAIFVAPLINIGSTYGVAALFGAVIVAAPVEIVIGYFYEDLRRLFPPLVTGIVVMLVGLTLIPVAMEYSAGGVGSPDFGALSNLGLAGLVFVLAIGLNQYTEGFVSISSILIAVVVGYLVAYPLGLLDLSGVAEAAWIEAPTPLQFGVEFHPSAIVIAAFAYVITSIETIGDIEGTTGTVDRRATTDETSGGIVADGVMSMLAGVFNAFPNTSFSQNVGLIGFTGVASRFVVGICGVFLVILGLVPKVAAVAAAMPDPVLGGAAVVLFGMIFSIGLRIVADRVELERRNLTIIAASVVLGVGVEITPEMLEQLPESVRVLVGSGLLVGGVTPLVLNLVLPGDGGLDGESTRPAGSD; this is encoded by the coding sequence ATGGTAGACAGTAACACCCAACAATCGTCGGCCGACGCCGACGAACAGCTAATCGAGTACGGTATCGAAGACGAACCGCCGCTCGCGGAGGCGATTCCGCTGGGATTGCAACACCTGCTGGCGATGTTCCTCTCGACGGTCGCGTTACCGCTCGTGATCGCCGGCGCGATCGGCCTCGACGGCGCTGAAACGACGTTCATCGTCCAGATGGCGCTGCTGGTCGCCGGAGTCGCGACGATCGTCCAGGTCTACTCGATCGGTCCGGTCGGGGCGCGGCTTCCGATCGTGATGGGAACGAGCGCCATCTTCGTCGCGCCGCTTATCAACATCGGCAGCACCTACGGCGTCGCCGCGCTCTTCGGGGCGGTGATCGTCGCCGCACCGGTCGAGATCGTCATCGGGTACTTCTACGAGGACCTCCGTCGGTTATTCCCGCCGCTCGTGACGGGAATCGTCGTGATGCTCGTCGGACTCACCCTGATCCCGGTCGCCATGGAGTACTCCGCGGGCGGCGTGGGATCACCCGACTTCGGCGCGTTGTCCAACCTCGGGCTCGCCGGGCTCGTGTTCGTTCTGGCGATCGGTCTGAACCAGTACACCGAGGGGTTCGTCTCGATCTCGAGCATCCTGATCGCGGTCGTCGTCGGCTACCTCGTCGCCTACCCGCTCGGCCTGCTCGACCTCTCTGGCGTTGCCGAGGCGGCGTGGATCGAAGCGCCGACGCCGCTGCAGTTCGGCGTCGAGTTCCACCCGAGCGCCATCGTCATCGCCGCGTTCGCCTACGTCATCACCTCGATCGAGACGATCGGGGACATCGAGGGGACCACCGGCACGGTCGACCGGCGGGCCACCACCGACGAAACGAGCGGTGGAATCGTCGCGGACGGGGTCATGAGCATGCTCGCCGGCGTGTTCAACGCCTTCCCCAACACCTCGTTCTCACAGAACGTCGGCCTCATCGGATTCACCGGCGTCGCCAGCCGCTTCGTCGTCGGGATCTGTGGCGTGTTCCTCGTGATCCTCGGACTCGTGCCGAAGGTCGCCGCAGTCGCCGCGGCGATGCCAGACCCCGTTCTCGGCGGTGCCGCCGTCGTCCTGTTCGGAATGATCTTCTCGATCGGCCTCCGAATCGTCGCGGATCGCGTGGAACTCGAGCGCCGGAACTTGACGATCATTGCCGCCTCGGTGGTCCTCGGCGTCGGCGTCGAAATTACGCCCGAGATGCTCGAGCAACTACCCGAGTCCGTACGCGTGCTGGTCGGATCCGGCTTATTGGTCGGCGGCGTGACGCCGCTCGTGCTCAATCTGGTTCTTCCGGGCGACGGCGGGCTGGACGGCGAATCGACGCGCCCCGCGGGTTCCGACTAA
- a CDS encoding MFS transporter: protein MATATETRARSRSIPWRAVGAVGVGLFGLGLAVGSYGAYVTLLIASGVGPDAAGFGMSLFLLGQLLAVVPADRLTRTMRVERVGALGLAGAGIGIAIGASVTLETTYLSRLLLGLGQGTAFVAGMKYVGLRTAGADTATAQGMLGALFTLGLAVALAASPPAVDALGPTAPALAAAASTLLGAALTLRLAPVTGNSITPVRAYIEPFTSADGLALGLGNMATFGFLMVAATWYTDVLAGVAVPSVVILVGFALATVLGRGLGGWLSRGHGERATVAGSLLGLTIVLGGLAASIAADSAVGIAAGLVLTGFGFGIPFGPLFSLAFSELADDPGVTLSGMLLVGNAGALAYPWLVGRLLTATAGYAAGFAAMGLSVGAIWLLWVRTIGH from the coding sequence ATGGCAACTGCGACAGAGACGAGGGCCCGAAGCCGGTCGATTCCGTGGCGTGCCGTCGGCGCCGTCGGCGTCGGACTGTTCGGCCTCGGCCTCGCCGTCGGCTCGTACGGCGCGTACGTCACGCTGCTTATCGCGAGTGGCGTAGGGCCCGACGCGGCCGGCTTCGGAATGTCGCTGTTCCTGCTCGGACAACTCCTCGCCGTCGTTCCCGCGGATCGACTCACGCGAACGATGCGGGTCGAACGTGTCGGTGCCCTCGGTCTCGCGGGGGCCGGTATCGGCATCGCTATCGGAGCCAGCGTCACGCTCGAGACGACGTACCTCTCCCGTCTCTTGCTCGGGCTCGGACAGGGAACGGCGTTCGTCGCCGGCATGAAGTACGTCGGGCTACGGACCGCCGGGGCCGACACCGCGACGGCACAGGGGATGCTCGGCGCGCTGTTCACGCTCGGTCTCGCCGTCGCGCTCGCGGCGAGTCCACCTGCGGTCGACGCGCTCGGTCCGACCGCACCGGCGCTCGCCGCGGCCGCAAGCACGCTCCTCGGGGCCGCGTTGACCCTGCGATTGGCGCCGGTCACCGGAAACTCGATAACTCCCGTTCGGGCGTACATCGAGCCCTTCACGTCGGCCGACGGCCTCGCGCTCGGGCTTGGGAACATGGCGACGTTCGGCTTCCTGATGGTCGCCGCGACCTGGTACACCGATGTCCTCGCCGGCGTCGCCGTTCCGTCGGTCGTCATCCTCGTCGGTTTCGCGCTGGCGACGGTGCTGGGCCGTGGCCTCGGCGGGTGGCTGTCTCGAGGCCACGGCGAGCGGGCAACGGTGGCGGGATCGCTGCTCGGTCTCACGATCGTCCTCGGCGGGCTCGCGGCGTCGATCGCAGCAGATTCGGCGGTCGGAATCGCCGCCGGACTCGTCCTGACCGGCTTCGGCTTCGGGATTCCGTTCGGGCCGCTTTTCAGCCTCGCGTTCTCGGAACTGGCCGACGATCCGGGCGTGACGCTCTCGGGGATGTTACTCGTCGGAAACGCCGGAGCGCTCGCGTACCCGTGGCTCGTCGGCCGACTGCTCACCGCGACGGCGGGCTACGCAGCCGGCTTCGCGGCGATGGGGCTCTCGGTCGGTGCGATCTGGCTGCTCTGGGTTCGAACGATCGGGCACTGA
- a CDS encoding CocE/NonD family hydrolase, with protein sequence MASDPEYAVHAELNVQVETRDGVHLATDVYRPADPETGDPIDEPKPVLLDRTPYGKRGRMERHGEWYAERGYVVAIQDCRGRFDSEGEYYIFKNEPEDGYDTVEWLAEQPYCDGQVGTFGTSYGAWVQSALATQDPPHLAAMFVNQGAANGRKATFRHNGAFELRWLAWAFTLGGGFAKRALENEDVQQRLANVDVGEVLENGPIQRGQSPLRHIPDYEEWAFDIMTQGSASDELWQEPGFNFEAFYDESADVPTVYSGAWYDSYTKATCDNFEALAERKDSDHYLLMGPWTHGWNSYPLPSWNKSYSGELEFGEAALRDYQETRLRFFDHYLKGEDTWSDQPTVQYFEMGTGDGSRSGDRLFHGGEWRSGSAWPLPDTEFETYYVHGDGTLSTEKPTVENSSTTYEFDPKDPVPTLGGNCSSYITYEQREENILEYPLAQRKLQDLTGRGGMDQRTRPDTLGADEPYGPLEQRSDVLVYRTPPLEEAVEVTGPISVTVYGSTDAPDTDFTAKLIDEYPESEDFPNGFAVNVSDSICRGRYRGYRDEPDFLEAGEVYAFEMEPYPTSTVFEEGHRIRLDISSSNYPRFDVNHNTGGPLYGDREYNVATNTVHHDSEYATQIELPVQPR encoded by the coding sequence GAGTTGAACGTACAGGTCGAAACGCGCGATGGGGTACACCTCGCGACGGACGTCTATCGCCCCGCAGACCCGGAGACGGGCGACCCGATCGACGAGCCGAAACCGGTTTTGCTCGATCGGACGCCCTACGGCAAACGCGGCCGCATGGAGCGACACGGCGAGTGGTACGCAGAACGCGGCTACGTCGTCGCGATACAGGACTGTCGCGGCCGCTTCGACAGCGAGGGCGAGTACTACATCTTCAAGAACGAACCCGAGGACGGCTACGACACCGTCGAGTGGCTCGCCGAGCAACCCTACTGCGACGGGCAGGTCGGCACTTTCGGCACCTCCTACGGCGCGTGGGTTCAGAGCGCGCTCGCGACGCAGGACCCCCCTCACTTAGCGGCCATGTTCGTCAATCAGGGCGCGGCCAACGGCCGCAAGGCGACGTTCCGACACAACGGCGCGTTCGAACTGCGCTGGCTCGCCTGGGCCTTCACCCTCGGCGGCGGTTTCGCCAAACGCGCGCTCGAGAACGAGGATGTCCAGCAGCGTCTGGCCAACGTCGACGTCGGCGAGGTGCTCGAGAACGGCCCGATCCAGCGCGGGCAATCGCCGCTGCGACATATCCCCGACTACGAGGAGTGGGCCTTCGACATCATGACGCAGGGCAGCGCCAGCGACGAGCTCTGGCAGGAACCCGGCTTCAACTTCGAGGCGTTCTACGACGAGTCGGCCGACGTGCCCACCGTCTACTCGGGGGCGTGGTACGACTCCTACACGAAGGCGACCTGCGACAACTTCGAGGCGCTGGCCGAGCGCAAGGACAGCGACCACTACCTGCTGATGGGGCCCTGGACCCACGGCTGGAATAGCTATCCGCTGCCCTCCTGGAACAAGTCCTACTCTGGCGAACTCGAGTTCGGCGAGGCGGCGCTGCGGGACTATCAGGAGACCAGACTGCGATTCTTCGATCACTACCTCAAGGGCGAAGACACCTGGTCGGACCAGCCGACGGTCCAGTACTTCGAGATGGGGACCGGCGACGGCTCCCGGTCCGGCGACCGCCTCTTCCACGGCGGCGAGTGGCGCTCGGGGTCCGCGTGGCCGCTACCCGACACGGAGTTCGAGACCTATTACGTCCACGGCGACGGAACGCTCTCGACGGAGAAGCCGACGGTCGAGAACAGTTCGACCACCTACGAGTTCGACCCCAAAGACCCCGTCCCGACGCTCGGCGGCAACTGCTCGTCGTACATCACCTATGAGCAACGCGAGGAGAACATCCTCGAGTACCCGCTCGCACAGCGCAAACTGCAGGACCTCACCGGCCGGGGCGGCATGGACCAGCGGACCCGACCCGACACGCTCGGAGCCGACGAACCCTACGGGCCGCTCGAGCAGCGAAGCGACGTGCTGGTCTATCGCACTCCGCCGCTCGAGGAGGCGGTCGAAGTGACGGGTCCGATCAGCGTGACCGTCTACGGCTCGACCGACGCGCCGGACACCGACTTCACGGCGAAGCTGATCGACGAGTATCCGGAGAGCGAGGACTTCCCCAACGGCTTCGCGGTCAACGTCTCGGACTCGATCTGTCGCGGCCGGTATCGCGGCTACCGCGACGAACCGGACTTCCTCGAGGCCGGCGAGGTCTACGCGTTCGAGATGGAGCCGTACCCGACCTCGACCGTCTTCGAAGAAGGTCACCGGATCCGACTCGACATCTCCTCGTCTAACTATCCGCGCTTCGACGTGAACCACAACACCGGCGGGCCGCTCTACGGCGACCGCGAGTACAACGTCGCGACTAACACGGTCCACCACGACAGCGAGTACGCGACCCAGATCGAACTGCCCGTCCAGCCGCGGTAA